The following are encoded together in the Xanthomonas vesicatoria ATCC 35937 genome:
- a CDS encoding 1,2-dihydroxy-3-keto-5-methylthiopentene dioxygenase, which produces MSRLRIFADTNPATPEFDSRDGDKIAAELVKIGVTFERWHASQPVEPGATPEQVMAAYRADIDRISSERGFKTVDVVSIAPDNPKREEMRAKFLDEHFHKEDEVRFFVAGSGLFTLHVQDKVYEIECVKDDLIAVPDSTLHWFDMGPEPHFVAIRFFTEPDGWVGHFTGTEIAKQFPRYAPETPHKAS; this is translated from the coding sequence ATGAGCAGACTGCGTATCTTTGCCGACACCAATCCCGCGACGCCCGAATTCGACAGCCGCGACGGCGACAAGATCGCCGCCGAGCTGGTCAAGATCGGCGTCACCTTCGAACGCTGGCACGCCAGCCAGCCGGTCGAACCCGGCGCCACGCCCGAACAGGTGATGGCCGCCTACCGCGCCGATATCGACCGCATCAGTAGCGAGCGCGGCTTCAAGACCGTGGATGTGGTGAGCATCGCGCCGGATAACCCCAAGCGCGAGGAAATGCGCGCGAAGTTTCTGGACGAGCACTTCCACAAGGAAGACGAAGTACGGTTCTTTGTCGCCGGCTCGGGCCTATTCACCCTGCACGTGCAGGACAAGGTCTACGAGATCGAGTGCGTCAAGGACGACCTGATTGCCGTGCCCGACAGTACCCTGCACTGGTTCGACATGGGGCCGGAACCGCACTTCGTGGCGATCCGTTTCTTCACCGAGCCGGATGGCTGGGTCGGCCATTTCACTGGTACCGAAATCGCCAAACAATTCCCCCGCTACGCCCCCGAGACACCTCACAAGGCCAGCTGA
- a CDS encoding methylthioribulose 1-phosphate dehydratase — translation MNATTAPLPYSAARLHELAQLLIGNIRELAQAGWTPATSSNFSHRLDEQHAAITVSGRDKGRLVEEDIMVVDFDGQAVGRPLRPSAETLLHTQLYRRFPEIGCVLHTHSPVQTIASRLYAGSGVIRLEGYELLKAFEGNTTHETAVDVPVFANTQDMQVLAAQVDALLDKQSMWGYLIEGHGLYAWGRNMAEARRHLEAFEFLLHCELELLKLRGTR, via the coding sequence ATGAATGCGACCACTGCCCCCCTGCCCTATAGCGCCGCACGTCTGCACGAGCTGGCGCAGTTGCTGATCGGCAATATCCGCGAGCTGGCCCAGGCCGGCTGGACGCCCGCGACCAGCAGCAATTTCTCCCATCGCCTGGACGAACAGCACGCTGCGATCACCGTCTCCGGACGCGACAAGGGCCGCCTGGTCGAAGAAGACATCATGGTGGTGGACTTCGATGGCCAGGCGGTTGGCCGCCCGCTGCGCCCGTCTGCCGAAACCCTGCTGCACACCCAGCTGTATCGCCGGTTTCCGGAGATCGGTTGCGTGCTGCATACCCACTCGCCGGTGCAAACGATTGCTTCCCGCCTGTATGCAGGCAGCGGCGTGATCCGCCTGGAAGGCTACGAACTGCTCAAGGCCTTCGAAGGCAATACCACCCACGAAACCGCAGTAGACGTGCCGGTGTTCGCCAACACCCAGGACATGCAGGTGCTGGCCGCGCAGGTCGACGCCTTGCTGGACAAACAGAGCATGTGGGGGTATCTCATCGAAGGACACGGCCTGTATGCCTGGGGCCGCAACATGGCCGAGGCACGTCGTCATCTGGAAGCGTTCGAATTCCTGCTGCATTGCGAACTCGAACTGCTGAAACTGCGCGGCACGCGCTGA
- a CDS encoding amino acid permease, with the protein MFKQLWATKHPHASHEAADGLGLQRALGPWGLTALGIGAVIGGGIFVITGQAAADHAGPAIVLSFVLAAICCAFCAMAYAEFAAMVPVSGSAYTYTYATFGELAAWFIGWMLVLEYGVSASAVAVSWTGYFLSLLEHFGIHLPAALVSAPLDGKLQRTGAIANLPAAGIVLLLTWLCYVGIRKSSAMNMAMVILKTGLIILVIAAGWKYVDPANWHPFIPANEAPGKYGMEGVLRGAAMVFFAYIGFEAVSVAAQESHRPQRDLPIGMMLSLVICTVLYIAMAAVMTGLVPFTQLGTDEPVVTAVAAHPQLAWLRVVVEVGALIGLSSVVLVMIIGQPRIFMIIARDGLLPSIFTRIHPKYRTPHINTVITGVGIALLAAVFPLDVLGELTSMGTLIAFAAVCAGVLILRRTHPELPRPFRMPAAWLICTAGVLSCLALLSAMTLHNWMLMGLWTLVGLVVYFGYGYRHSRLRDGR; encoded by the coding sequence ATGTTCAAACAACTTTGGGCCACCAAACACCCGCACGCCAGCCATGAGGCGGCCGACGGGCTGGGCCTGCAACGCGCGCTCGGGCCCTGGGGGCTGACCGCCCTGGGCATCGGCGCGGTGATCGGCGGCGGCATCTTCGTCATCACCGGCCAGGCCGCGGCCGACCATGCCGGCCCGGCGATCGTGCTGTCGTTCGTGCTCGCGGCGATCTGCTGCGCGTTCTGCGCCATGGCCTACGCCGAATTCGCCGCCATGGTGCCGGTGTCCGGCAGCGCCTACACCTATACCTACGCCACCTTCGGCGAGCTGGCGGCCTGGTTCATCGGCTGGATGCTGGTGCTGGAATACGGCGTGTCCGCCTCGGCAGTGGCGGTCAGCTGGACCGGCTATTTCCTCAGCCTGCTGGAGCACTTCGGCATCCATCTACCAGCGGCCCTGGTCAGTGCACCGCTGGACGGCAAGCTGCAGCGCACCGGCGCGATCGCCAACCTGCCGGCAGCCGGCATCGTGTTGTTGCTGACCTGGCTGTGCTATGTCGGTATCCGCAAGTCGTCTGCGATGAACATGGCGATGGTGATCCTCAAGACCGGGCTCATCATCCTGGTCATTGCCGCAGGCTGGAAGTACGTGGACCCTGCCAACTGGCATCCCTTCATCCCTGCCAACGAAGCACCGGGCAAGTACGGCATGGAAGGCGTGCTGCGGGGCGCGGCGATGGTGTTCTTCGCCTACATCGGCTTCGAGGCGGTGTCGGTGGCGGCGCAGGAATCGCACCGGCCGCAGCGCGATCTGCCGATCGGCATGATGCTGTCGCTGGTGATCTGCACCGTGCTCTACATCGCCATGGCCGCGGTGATGACCGGCCTGGTGCCGTTCACCCAGCTGGGCACCGATGAGCCGGTGGTGACCGCGGTGGCTGCGCATCCGCAGCTGGCCTGGTTGCGGGTGGTGGTGGAAGTGGGCGCGCTGATCGGGCTGTCGTCGGTGGTGCTGGTGATGATCATCGGACAGCCGCGCATCTTCATGATCATTGCGCGCGACGGTCTGCTGCCGTCGATCTTCACCCGCATCCATCCCAAGTACCGCACGCCGCACATCAATACCGTCATCACCGGTGTGGGCATCGCACTGCTGGCCGCCGTCTTCCCGCTGGATGTGCTGGGCGAGTTGACCTCGATGGGCACGCTGATCGCTTTCGCCGCGGTCTGTGCCGGTGTGCTGATCCTGCGCCGCACGCATCCGGAACTGCCGCGTCCGTTCCGCATGCCGGCCGCGTGGCTGATCTGCACTGCCGGTGTGCTGAGCTGCCTTGCCTTGCTGTCGGCAATGACCCTGCACAACTGGATGCTGATGGGGCTGTGGACCCTGGTCGGGCTGGTGGTCTATTTCGGCTATGGCTATCGCCATAGCCGCCTGCGCGACGGCCGCTGA
- a CDS encoding amino acid permease: protein MLKSLLRVKPIEPAGRVDAGEPVEGSLQGEATLQRTLTAKHLIMLGIGAVIGAGIFVLTGQAAANHAGPAVMLSFVFAGIACAFAGLCYAEFAAMMPVSGSAYSYSYATLGEGIAWFIGWCLVLEYLFAGSSVAVGWSAYLISFLTGTLGLPFPAELAGAPLAWDGHGFVSSGNIVNLPAVLIVAAVSMLCYVGVTQSAFANAIVVAIKVVVICLFVGFGIAYIDPANWHPFIPENTGPGQFGWDGVFRAASIVFFSYIGFDAVSTSAGETKDPQKNMPIGILVSLAICTVIYIIVCAVLTGLLPYTQLGTAKPVATALEAHPQLSWLKTAVEIGAIAGLSSVVLVMLMAQPRIFYTMAKDGLMPKLFGKVHPKFRTPYVGTIFVGVVAALLAGVIPLNVLGELVSMGTLLAFATVCAGVMVLRFTKPDLPRPFRVPLAMVICPLGAVACLFLFFQAFQEHWKVFVGWTVIGLFIYFGYGIHHSRLARKA, encoded by the coding sequence ATGCTGAAGTCTCTGTTGAGGGTCAAACCGATCGAGCCCGCCGGACGTGTGGATGCGGGCGAACCGGTCGAAGGCAGCCTGCAGGGCGAAGCGACGCTGCAACGGACCCTCACCGCCAAGCATCTGATCATGCTCGGCATCGGCGCAGTGATCGGCGCCGGCATCTTTGTCCTGACCGGTCAGGCCGCGGCAAATCACGCCGGCCCAGCAGTGATGTTGTCGTTCGTCTTCGCCGGCATCGCCTGCGCCTTCGCCGGCCTGTGCTACGCCGAGTTCGCCGCGATGATGCCGGTCTCCGGCAGCGCCTATTCGTACTCGTATGCCACCCTCGGCGAAGGCATCGCCTGGTTCATTGGCTGGTGCCTGGTGCTTGAGTACCTGTTTGCCGGCTCCAGCGTCGCGGTCGGTTGGTCCGCCTATCTGATCAGTTTCCTGACCGGCACGCTTGGGCTGCCGTTCCCGGCAGAACTGGCGGGCGCGCCCTTGGCCTGGGACGGCCATGGCTTTGTCAGCTCCGGCAACATCGTCAACCTGCCGGCTGTGTTGATCGTCGCTGCGGTGAGCATGCTGTGTTATGTGGGCGTTACTCAATCGGCGTTCGCCAATGCGATCGTGGTGGCGATCAAGGTGGTAGTGATCTGCCTGTTCGTCGGCTTCGGCATCGCTTACATCGACCCGGCGAACTGGCATCCCTTCATCCCGGAAAACACCGGTCCAGGCCAGTTCGGCTGGGACGGGGTGTTTCGCGCCGCGTCCATCGTGTTCTTCTCCTACATCGGCTTCGATGCGGTCTCTACCTCCGCCGGGGAAACCAAAGATCCGCAGAAGAACATGCCGATCGGCATCCTGGTGTCGCTGGCCATCTGCACCGTCATCTACATCATCGTCTGCGCCGTATTGACCGGATTGTTGCCGTATACCCAGCTCGGCACCGCCAAGCCGGTGGCCACCGCGCTGGAAGCGCACCCGCAACTGAGCTGGCTCAAGACCGCGGTGGAGATCGGCGCGATCGCCGGCCTGTCCTCGGTGGTGCTGGTGATGCTGATGGCGCAGCCGCGCATCTTCTACACCATGGCCAAGGATGGGTTGATGCCCAAACTATTCGGCAAGGTGCACCCGAAATTCCGCACGCCCTATGTCGGCACCATCTTCGTCGGTGTAGTCGCGGCGCTGCTGGCCGGAGTCATCCCGTTGAACGTGCTGGGCGAACTGGTGTCGATGGGCACCCTGCTCGCCTTCGCCACCGTCTGCGCCGGCGTGATGGTGCTGCGTTTCACCAAGCCAGATCTGCCGCGCCCGTTCCGGGTGCCGTTGGCGATGGTGATCTGCCCGCTGGGTGCCGTGGCCTGTCTGTTCCTGTTCTTCCAGGCCTTCCAGGAGCACTGGAAGGTGTTCGTGGGCTGGACGGTGATCGGCCTGTTCATCTATTTCGGCTACGGCATCCACCATAGCCGTCTGGCCCGTAAGGCCTGA
- a CDS encoding NUDIX hydrolase, producing MVDATLRQQLAAYRARWPNECKVADQFEQLLDDATDPFVRERVEGHFTGSAWVVSADGNRTLLTHHRKLQRWLQLGGHADGDRDLAQVALREAEEESGLTGLRLADAELFDLDRHWIPARGEVAGHWHFDARYLVVAGTDEAFEVSEESLALAWRPIAELLAEPELDPSLRRMAQKWLASRE from the coding sequence ATGGTGGATGCAACCCTGCGACAGCAACTGGCGGCGTACCGCGCCCGCTGGCCGAACGAGTGCAAAGTGGCCGACCAGTTCGAGCAGCTGCTTGACGATGCCACCGATCCGTTCGTGCGCGAGCGTGTCGAAGGTCATTTCACCGGCTCGGCCTGGGTCGTCAGCGCCGACGGCAACCGCACGCTACTGACCCACCATCGCAAGTTGCAGCGCTGGCTGCAGCTGGGCGGCCACGCCGATGGCGACCGCGATCTGGCGCAAGTGGCGCTGCGCGAGGCCGAAGAAGAGTCCGGTCTAACCGGTTTGCGTCTGGCAGATGCCGAGCTGTTCGACCTGGACCGCCACTGGATTCCCGCGCGTGGCGAGGTGGCGGGGCACTGGCATTTCGACGCGCGTTACCTGGTGGTGGCAGGCACCGACGAAGCGTTCGAAGTCAGCGAAGAATCGCTTGCACTGGCGTGGCGCCCGATCGCCGAGCTGCTTGCCGAGCCGGAGCTTGATCCCTCGCTGCGGCGCATGGCGCAGAAGTGGTTGGCGAGCCGGGAGTAG
- the serA gene encoding phosphoglycerate dehydrogenase, protein MSPKKTSFPKQDIRVLLLEGISPTAVDVFRAAGYSQIELHAKSLPEDELIARIADAHIVGIRSRTQLSAEVLAHAKRLMAVGCFCIGTNQVDLDAAELAGIPVFNAPYSNTRSVAELVIAEAILLLRGIPQKNAECHRGGWSKSAAGSHETRGKVLGIVGYGHIGTQVGVLAESLGMQVIFHDIETKLSLGNARAAIDLDDLLARSDVVTLHVPETPSTKDMIGAAEIARMKPGAHLINASRGTVIDIDALDAALTSGQIGGAAVDVFPVEPKGNGDAFESPLTAHDNVILTPHVGGSTLEAQDNIGIEVTAKLVRYSDNGSTLSAVNFPEVTLPEHPDSLRLLHIHRNVPGVLSQINELFSRHNLNIDGQFLRTDPKVGYVVIDVSASEELAGVLKDELGQITGTLRTRVLY, encoded by the coding sequence ATGTCGCCGAAGAAAACCTCGTTTCCCAAGCAGGACATCCGCGTCCTGTTGCTGGAAGGCATCAGCCCGACCGCCGTGGATGTGTTCCGCGCCGCCGGTTATTCGCAGATCGAACTGCACGCCAAGTCGTTGCCCGAAGACGAGCTCATCGCGCGCATCGCCGACGCGCACATCGTGGGCATCCGCTCGCGCACGCAATTGAGCGCCGAGGTGCTGGCGCATGCCAAGCGGCTAATGGCAGTGGGCTGCTTCTGCATCGGCACCAACCAGGTCGACCTGGACGCGGCCGAGCTGGCCGGCATTCCGGTGTTCAATGCGCCCTACTCCAACACCCGCAGCGTGGCCGAGTTGGTGATCGCCGAAGCGATCCTGTTGTTGCGCGGCATTCCGCAGAAAAATGCCGAATGCCACCGCGGCGGTTGGTCCAAGTCGGCCGCCGGCAGCCACGAGACGCGCGGCAAGGTGCTGGGCATCGTCGGCTACGGGCATATCGGCACCCAGGTCGGCGTGCTGGCCGAATCGTTAGGCATGCAGGTGATCTTCCACGACATCGAAACCAAATTGTCGCTGGGCAATGCCCGTGCAGCGATTGACCTGGACGACCTGCTAGCGCGCTCGGACGTGGTCACCTTGCACGTGCCGGAGACCCCGTCCACCAAGGACATGATCGGCGCAGCCGAAATCGCCCGCATGAAACCTGGCGCGCACCTGATCAACGCCTCGCGCGGCACCGTCATCGACATCGATGCGCTGGATGCGGCGCTCACCTCCGGCCAGATCGGCGGCGCGGCGGTGGACGTGTTCCCGGTCGAGCCCAAGGGCAATGGCGATGCATTCGAATCGCCACTGACTGCCCACGACAACGTCATCCTGACCCCGCATGTGGGCGGCAGCACGCTGGAAGCGCAGGACAATATCGGGATTGAAGTGACCGCCAAGCTGGTGCGCTACAGCGACAACGGCAGCACCCTGTCGGCGGTGAATTTCCCCGAGGTCACCCTGCCCGAGCACCCCGACAGCCTGCGGCTGCTGCACATCCACCGCAACGTGCCGGGCGTGCTGTCGCAGATCAATGAACTGTTCTCGCGTCACAACCTCAATATCGACGGCCAGTTTTTGCGCACCGACCCCAAGGTGGGCTATGTGGTGATCGATGTCAGCGCCAGCGAGGAGCTGGCGGGCGTGCTGAAGGACGAGCTCGGACAGATCACCGGTACCTTGCGGACGCGGGTGCTTTACTGA
- a CDS encoding FAD-binding oxidoreductase gives MTDPRILSLQQAVPALRLKTEPADLEHYGRDWTRRWTPNPLAIALPGSVEEVQAVVRWANAQGVAVVPSGGRTGLSGGAVAANGELVLSLERLNKPLDFNAVDRTLTVQAGMPLEAVHNAAREQGLIYPVDFAARGSCSIGGNIATNAGGIRVIRYGNTREWIAGLKVITGGGELLELNNALVKNSSGYDFRHLMIGSEGTLGIVVEATLRLTAPPPPSNVMLLALPSFEVLMQVFAAFRAQLRLEAFEFFTDRALEHVLAHGAQAPFAEVHPYYVVTEFAAGDAAQEAAAMAAFETCMEQGWVSDGVISQSDAQAAQLWRLREGITEALARYTPYKNDVSVRISAMPAFLAETQALLGEAYPHFDVVWFGHIGDGNLHINVLKPDGTSQADFVSACDQVTKMLAQALQRFGGSISAEHGIGLVKKPYLWSTRSAADVAVMRGVKRVLDPHLLLNPGKLFDMDEVPGATRGG, from the coding sequence ATGACCGATCCCCGCATTCTTTCGTTGCAACAGGCCGTGCCGGCATTGCGTCTGAAAACCGAGCCTGCCGACCTGGAGCATTACGGCCGCGACTGGACCCGGCGCTGGACGCCGAACCCGCTGGCCATCGCACTGCCAGGCTCGGTCGAAGAAGTGCAGGCCGTGGTGCGCTGGGCCAACGCGCAAGGCGTGGCGGTGGTGCCGTCGGGCGGCCGTACCGGTTTGTCCGGTGGCGCGGTGGCCGCCAACGGCGAGCTGGTGCTCAGCCTGGAACGCCTGAACAAGCCGTTGGATTTCAACGCCGTGGATCGCACGCTCACCGTGCAGGCGGGCATGCCGCTGGAAGCGGTGCACAACGCCGCGCGCGAACAGGGGCTGATCTATCCGGTGGATTTCGCCGCACGTGGTTCGTGCTCGATCGGCGGCAACATCGCCACCAATGCCGGCGGCATCCGCGTGATCCGCTACGGCAACACCCGCGAATGGATCGCCGGCTTGAAAGTGATCACCGGCGGCGGTGAGTTGCTCGAGCTCAACAACGCCTTGGTGAAAAATTCCAGCGGCTACGATTTCCGTCATCTGATGATCGGCTCCGAAGGCACGCTTGGCATCGTGGTCGAAGCCACGCTACGGCTGACCGCCCCCCCGCCACCGAGCAATGTGATGCTGCTGGCGCTGCCCTCGTTCGAGGTGTTGATGCAGGTGTTCGCCGCATTCCGCGCGCAACTGCGGCTGGAAGCGTTCGAGTTCTTCACCGACCGCGCGCTGGAGCATGTGCTCGCGCATGGCGCGCAGGCACCGTTTGCCGAGGTGCACCCGTATTACGTGGTCACCGAGTTCGCGGCCGGCGATGCCGCGCAGGAAGCGGCCGCGATGGCTGCATTTGAAACCTGCATGGAGCAGGGCTGGGTCAGCGACGGGGTGATCAGCCAGAGCGATGCGCAGGCGGCGCAGCTGTGGCGGCTGCGCGAAGGCATCACCGAAGCGCTGGCGCGCTATACGCCCTACAAAAACGATGTGTCGGTGCGCATCTCGGCAATGCCGGCATTTCTGGCTGAAACCCAGGCACTGCTTGGCGAGGCGTATCCGCATTTCGATGTGGTGTGGTTCGGCCATATCGGCGACGGCAACCTGCATATCAATGTGCTCAAGCCCGACGGCACCAGTCAGGCAGATTTCGTGTCCGCCTGCGATCAGGTCACCAAGATGTTGGCGCAGGCGTTGCAGCGCTTCGGCGGCAGTATTTCTGCCGAACACGGCATCGGGCTGGTCAAGAAGCCCTACTTGTGGAGCACGCGCTCTGCCGCAGACGTCGCGGTGATGC